The DNA segment CCTATTCCGGAAGCCAGGGCACTCAGAACAGCAGTCAGCCCTACCCTGGAAGCCAGAACGCCCAGAACGCCGGATCCAATCCGCAGCCTGGCTATCAGAGAAATCCGTATCAGAACCAGAACGGACAGAACCGGAATCCATATGCCGGCCCGTATCCCTATCAGGGACAGAATTATTATTACGGCCAGGCGCCGCAGGACAACCGGAGCAATAACGGCGGTCATCGCCAGCCGAAGAAAAAATCCTATGTAAAAACGACAGCCCTTGTGACGGCAGCGGCCCTTTTATTCGGCGTCGTATCCGGCGGCACCATGTTCGGTGTCAACCGGGCGGCGGAGCTTCTGTTCCCGCAGCCGGAGGAGACGGCCCCGGTGAGCCTGTCGACAACGCAGACCGTTGCCCCGGCCCAGTCCACTTCCGCCGCTGACTCCAATGGCGTCATCATTGAGGACGTATCACCGATTGTAGAAGCGGCCATGCCGTCGGTCGTTGCCATTACCAACACAATGCTGTACCAGAACAATACCTGGTTTGGTGCGACGCAGACCTACGAGGTTCCGAGCAGCGGCTCCGGCATTATCGTAGGGCAGAACGATACGGAACTTCTGATTGTGACAAACAACCATGTGATCGAAGATTCCACAAGCCTTCAGGTTACATTCATTGACGAGAGCACCGTAGATGCGGCCGTAAAGGGCACAGACTCCGAATCCGACCTGGCAGTCATCGCCGTTCCCCTTGACAGCATTTCGGCCGATACGAAGTCCCAGATTAAAGCGGCGACCATGGGCGACTCGGACTCCCTGAAAATGGGCCAGGGCGTTATCGCCATCGGCAATGCCCTTGGACTTGGCCAGAGCGTAACCGTCGGCCATGTGAGTGCACTGAACCGTGAAATCAACGTGGATGGTTTAACAAAGACCGTCATCCAGACGGATGCGGCCATCAACCCCGGCAACAGCGGCGGCGCACTGTTAAACGCCCAGGGCGAACTGATCGGCATCAACGAAGCCAAATACGCATCTACGGATGTTGAGGGCGTCGGCTATGCGATCCCGATTTCCCTTGTGAAGGACACCATCGAAAACCTGATGAATAAGACTACAAAGGTAGAGCTTCCGGAAGAAGAACAGGGCTACCTTGGAATCCAGATCCAGAACATCAATTCCGCGACCTCCCAGATGTACGGGATGCCGGAAGGCGTCTATGTCTATAAGATCACGGAGAATTCGGCGGCGGCCAACTCGGATCTCAGGGAAAAGGACATCATCACGAAATTCGACGGCGAGACGGTACACTCTTACGCAGATCTGACAGAGCTTCTGACGTATTACAAGGCAGGCTCGACCGTGACCCTGACCGTACAGCGTCTGGAAAATGGCGAGTACACGGAAAAAGAGGTAGAAATCACTTTGATGAACCGTCCTGTGGACGAACAGGATCCGGGAAGCATCCAGGGATAAAAGACAGGAAGGAACAAAAAATCCAGAAAGCCCGGCAGGCATGCAGACGGCATGTCTGCCGGGCTTTGGCTTACGACATGCTTCGTCGCAGAAACACAGCCATGCAATTCATCATTGACCGGCCCATTTTCCGCGTCTGCCACTTGCGGCGGCATGTAAAATGCTATATAATAATTCCTTGTATGGAAACAGAGAAAAGAAGTGAACACCTGCGGCCGGGAAACTGCCATGTGAAAGCCCCGGCGGCTGAAAAATAAGGAGAAAAATTTGGACGACAGAGAAAAAAACACATCAGGACATGACGACAGTGAATATGAGAAGGTCTGCTATGTGTGCAGGCGGCCGGAAAGCAAGGCCGGAAAGATGATTACGATGCCTCCCGGCATCGACATCTGCCGCGACTGTATGCAGAAAGCCTTTGACACCGTGACGAAAAGCGGCATGGATTTTTCCAAATTCTCGGGAATCCCGGCCAGCCAGTTCTGGCAGACGCCGTCAGGCAC comes from the Eubacteriaceae bacterium Marseille-Q4139 genome and includes:
- a CDS encoding trypsin-like peptidase domain-containing protein — protein: MYDENKWNQENENKTAEGGNTGAEESGRNQVFGTLSYGSQETQEGQSTQNSSQSYPGSQSTQNSSQPYSGSQGTQNSSQPYPGSQNAQNAGSNPQPGYQRNPYQNQNGQNRNPYAGPYPYQGQNYYYGQAPQDNRSNNGGHRQPKKKSYVKTTALVTAAALLFGVVSGGTMFGVNRAAELLFPQPEETAPVSLSTTQTVAPAQSTSAADSNGVIIEDVSPIVEAAMPSVVAITNTMLYQNNTWFGATQTYEVPSSGSGIIVGQNDTELLIVTNNHVIEDSTSLQVTFIDESTVDAAVKGTDSESDLAVIAVPLDSISADTKSQIKAATMGDSDSLKMGQGVIAIGNALGLGQSVTVGHVSALNREINVDGLTKTVIQTDAAINPGNSGGALLNAQGELIGINEAKYASTDVEGVGYAIPISLVKDTIENLMNKTTKVELPEEEQGYLGIQIQNINSATSQMYGMPEGVYVYKITENSAAANSDLREKDIITKFDGETVHSYADLTELLTYYKAGSTVTLTVQRLENGEYTEKEVEITLMNRPVDEQDPGSIQG